A portion of the Natronococcus sp. AD-5 genome contains these proteins:
- a CDS encoding L-lactate MFS transporter, which translates to MTQTDADKNRWLIAVSAVAIHLSIGSIYAYSVYQNPLRAELGWPISDVSLAFTVAIVFLALSAAFLGGFVEDHGPRVSGLVAAGTFGLGTVGAGFSVQIGSYVGFLLTFGVISGIGIGLGYIAPISTLVQWFPDRRGMATGMAVMGFGAGALVTGPIANYIMETVSIPATFYALGVGYFLLMAAGASYLKKPPAGWVPEGIDESEIETDNEKGVSVNTDLEELTAREALRTPRYYLVWLIMFVNISAGIMLLSVASPMTQAITGAEAATAASIVGIIGIFNGGGRLVWATVSDYIGRTTTYGTFFGLQIAAFLLLPQITHVWLFAALLFLVISAYGGGFACLPAYLGDLFGTKELSAIHGYTLTAWGAAGVAGPLLISEIVERTDSYVMSFYIVTAALVVGLIAVGTLFYQIEDVRESGHATGQDAVGADH; encoded by the coding sequence ATGACACAGACTGATGCCGACAAGAACCGATGGCTGATCGCGGTCTCGGCCGTGGCGATTCATCTCTCGATCGGATCGATTTACGCGTACAGCGTCTACCAGAACCCGCTGCGCGCAGAACTGGGATGGCCGATTTCCGACGTCTCGTTGGCGTTCACCGTCGCAATCGTCTTTCTCGCGCTGTCGGCGGCGTTCCTCGGCGGCTTCGTCGAGGATCACGGTCCGCGGGTTTCGGGGCTGGTCGCCGCCGGAACCTTCGGTCTCGGGACCGTCGGCGCGGGATTCAGCGTACAGATCGGAAGCTACGTCGGATTCCTCCTGACGTTCGGCGTAATCAGCGGTATCGGTATCGGACTGGGTTACATCGCCCCGATCTCGACGCTCGTCCAGTGGTTCCCCGACCGGCGGGGGATGGCGACCGGAATGGCCGTGATGGGCTTCGGCGCCGGCGCGCTCGTGACAGGGCCGATCGCGAACTACATCATGGAGACCGTGAGCATCCCGGCGACGTTTTACGCGCTCGGCGTCGGCTACTTCCTCCTGATGGCCGCCGGCGCGAGTTACCTGAAGAAGCCGCCGGCCGGCTGGGTTCCCGAAGGGATCGACGAGAGCGAGATCGAGACCGACAACGAGAAGGGCGTCTCTGTCAACACCGACCTCGAGGAACTCACCGCCCGCGAGGCGCTGCGAACGCCGCGGTACTACCTCGTCTGGCTGATCATGTTCGTCAACATCTCGGCCGGGATCATGCTGCTGTCCGTCGCGTCGCCGATGACCCAGGCCATCACGGGCGCCGAAGCGGCGACGGCGGCGTCGATCGTCGGCATCATCGGCATCTTCAACGGCGGCGGCCGCCTCGTCTGGGCGACCGTCTCCGACTACATCGGCCGGACGACCACGTACGGGACGTTCTTCGGGCTCCAGATCGCCGCGTTCCTGCTGCTGCCACAGATCACTCACGTCTGGCTGTTCGCGGCCCTGCTGTTCCTCGTCATCTCGGCCTACGGCGGCGGGTTCGCCTGCCTGCCGGCGTACCTCGGCGACCTGTTCGGGACGAAGGAACTCAGCGCCATCCACGGCTACACGCTGACCGCGTGGGGGGCCGCCGGCGTCGCGGGACCGCTGCTCATCTCCGAGATCGTCGAGCGGACGGACAGCTACGTCATGTCCTTTTACATCGTCACCGCCGCGCTCGTCGTCGGGTTGATCGCCGTGGGTACCCTGTTCTATCAGATCGAGGACGTCCGGGAATCCGGTCACGCGACCGGCCAGGACGCCGTCGGAGCGGATCACTAG